One genomic window of Brevundimonas vesicularis includes the following:
- a CDS encoding ATP-dependent DNA helicase: protein MSDESVLSEARPTGAQPWADLPPALATPPGAGAVCDEAGARKIGRGAAEGFFSTGPVMTAHASLTARRLGLTPPPRSPELMDVLELYAFVRPARFCAPSPTGLALSLGSAEPKSAEDQAAALREAAGLLLRELADPAYPEREAAYVLALTMQRAGWAWGERVVQALEAGGVRARQHRGSGMDVWSRLTEWEDEAPRGEAGSAPVDSESARIRLEKLLQASGLDETRPTQSDYAAEAAFAFSPRNEEGRPRMLLAEAGTGTGKTLGYLAPASLWAERNQGAAWISTYTRALQRQIDRESHSLWPDPAERRKKAVIRKGRENYLCVLNLQDMVQAAQLGNGDLIGLALAGRWALHTRDGDMTGGDFPGWLPGLFAMPAAHAAGAANLVDRRGECVHAACPHYRTCFVERTIRASRRADLVIANHALVLTQAAFDGARSARGQKSDGETAALKRIVFDEGHHLFDAADSAFSACLSGQEAAELRRWIRGPEGRGRRGRGLEQRLGDMVNDNEAATKALQDAIRASAALPGEGVSGRVAPASGEVNPIGPIEAFLAAALDQLRARTAETNTYGGPEFGMECALKPVTDPVAETARAAAQALAAIEAPLLALSRHLEDILDDEAAELDGSQRSRIEGALRGLDRRARMTLPGWRSMLAALEDGSDQPDPDFVDWLSAETAFGRIHDVALRRHWIDPTVPLEAAVIVPSHGVLVTSATLSDPLQEDPFDLARLRTGSARLIEPPRTLKVESPFDYAANSRVIVVNDLVKDDPRQTAAAMRELFLAAGGGGLGLFTAIRRLKAVYERLGPDLAKSGVPLYAQHVDPLEVGALVDMFRVEENSCLLGTDAVRDGVDVPGRSLRVLAFDRVPWPRPDLLHKARRERLGGKGYDDALARARIAQAFGRLIRRGDDKGVFLMLDAATPTRLFASLPPGTEVQRMGLADAVELTRSFLNPETT from the coding sequence GTGTCCGACGAATCCGTCCTTTCCGAAGCCCGCCCGACCGGCGCCCAGCCGTGGGCGGACTTGCCGCCGGCGCTCGCCACCCCGCCCGGCGCGGGGGCGGTGTGCGACGAGGCGGGGGCCAGGAAGATCGGGCGCGGGGCGGCCGAGGGGTTCTTCAGCACCGGGCCGGTGATGACAGCCCATGCGTCGCTTACTGCGCGCCGGTTGGGGCTGACGCCGCCGCCCCGGTCGCCGGAGCTGATGGACGTGCTGGAGCTTTACGCCTTCGTGCGGCCGGCGCGCTTCTGTGCGCCGTCGCCGACGGGGCTCGCGCTTTCGTTGGGCTCAGCCGAGCCGAAGTCGGCGGAGGACCAGGCGGCGGCCCTGCGCGAGGCGGCGGGTCTGCTGCTGCGAGAACTGGCCGATCCGGCCTACCCGGAGCGCGAGGCGGCCTATGTCCTGGCGCTGACGATGCAGCGGGCGGGCTGGGCCTGGGGCGAGCGGGTCGTTCAGGCGCTTGAGGCCGGCGGCGTGCGGGCGCGCCAGCATCGCGGGTCGGGCATGGATGTCTGGTCGCGGCTGACCGAATGGGAGGACGAGGCGCCGCGCGGCGAGGCGGGCTCGGCGCCGGTCGACAGCGAGAGCGCCCGCATCCGGCTGGAGAAACTGCTTCAGGCCTCGGGCCTGGACGAGACGCGGCCGACCCAATCGGACTACGCCGCCGAGGCCGCCTTCGCCTTTTCGCCGAGGAATGAGGAGGGGCGGCCCCGCATGCTGCTGGCCGAGGCGGGGACCGGCACGGGCAAGACCCTGGGCTATCTGGCGCCCGCCTCCCTGTGGGCCGAGCGTAACCAGGGAGCGGCGTGGATATCGACCTATACCCGCGCGCTGCAACGCCAGATCGACCGTGAAAGCCATTCGCTGTGGCCCGATCCGGCCGAGCGCAGGAAGAAGGCGGTGATCCGCAAGGGGCGCGAGAACTATCTGTGCGTCCTGAACCTGCAAGACATGGTGCAGGCGGCTCAGCTGGGGAATGGCGACCTGATCGGCCTGGCGCTGGCCGGGCGCTGGGCGCTGCACACGCGCGACGGCGACATGACGGGCGGGGACTTTCCCGGCTGGCTGCCCGGCCTGTTCGCCATGCCGGCCGCCCATGCGGCGGGAGCGGCCAATCTGGTGGACCGGCGCGGCGAGTGCGTCCATGCCGCCTGTCCGCACTACCGCACCTGTTTCGTCGAAAGGACGATCCGCGCCAGCCGCCGCGCGGACCTGGTCATCGCCAACCACGCCCTGGTCCTGACCCAGGCGGCGTTCGACGGCGCGCGGTCGGCGCGGGGCCAGAAGTCGGACGGCGAGACGGCGGCGCTGAAGCGGATCGTCTTCGACGAGGGCCACCACCTGTTCGACGCCGCCGACAGCGCCTTTTCCGCCTGCTTGTCGGGCCAGGAGGCGGCCGAGCTGCGCCGCTGGATCCGCGGGCCGGAGGGGCGGGGGCGTCGCGGTCGCGGGCTGGAGCAGCGGCTGGGCGACATGGTCAACGACAATGAGGCGGCGACGAAGGCGCTGCAGGACGCCATCCGCGCCTCGGCCGCCCTGCCGGGCGAAGGCGTGTCGGGCCGTGTCGCGCCGGCCTCGGGCGAGGTCAATCCGATCGGCCCGATCGAGGCCTTTCTGGCCGCCGCCCTGGATCAGCTGCGCGCCCGCACGGCGGAGACCAATACGTACGGCGGCCCCGAGTTCGGCATGGAGTGCGCGCTGAAGCCGGTGACCGATCCGGTGGCGGAGACGGCGCGTGCGGCGGCCCAGGCCCTGGCCGCCATCGAGGCGCCGTTGCTGGCCCTGTCGCGGCATCTGGAAGACATCCTCGACGACGAGGCGGCCGAGTTGGACGGGTCGCAGCGGTCGCGGATCGAAGGGGCGCTGCGCGGGCTGGACCGGCGCGCGCGCATGACCCTGCCGGGGTGGCGGTCGATGCTGGCGGCGCTGGAGGATGGAAGCGATCAGCCCGATCCTGATTTCGTCGATTGGCTGTCGGCCGAGACCGCGTTCGGCCGCATCCACGACGTGGCCCTGCGTCGCCACTGGATCGACCCGACGGTTCCGCTGGAGGCCGCCGTGATCGTGCCGTCGCACGGGGTGCTGGTGACGTCGGCCACCCTGTCCGATCCCCTACAGGAAGACCCGTTCGACCTGGCGCGGCTGCGGACCGGATCGGCCCGTCTGATCGAGCCGCCCCGCACCCTGAAGGTCGAGAGCCCGTTCGACTATGCCGCCAACAGCCGGGTCATCGTCGTCAACGACCTGGTCAAGGACGATCCGCGCCAGACGGCGGCGGCGATGCGCGAGCTGTTCCTGGCGGCGGGCGGCGGCGGCCTGGGCCTGTTCACCGCCATTCGCCGATTGAAGGCGGTCTATGAGCGGCTGGGGCCGGATCTGGCGAAGTCGGGCGTGCCGCTCTACGCCCAGCACGTCGATCCGCTGGAGGTCGGGGCGCTGGTGGACATGTTCCGGGTCGAGGAGAATTCCTGCCTGTTGGGCACCGACGCGGTGCGCGACGGGGTGGACGTGCCGGGACGGTCGCTGCGGGTGCTCGCTTTCGACCGTGTGCCGTGGCCGCGCCCGGACTTGCTGCACAAGGCGCGGCGCGAACGGCTGGGCGGCAAGGGTTATGACGATGCGCTGGCCCGCGCCCGCATCGCCCAGGCGTTCGGCCGGCTGATCCGGCGCGGCGACGACAAGGGGGTGTTCCTGATGCTGGACGCCGCCACGCCGACGCGGCTGTTCGCCAGCCTGCCGCCCGGGACCGAGGTTCAGCGCATGGGCCTGGCCGATGCGGTCGAACTGACCCGCAGTTTCCTGAACCCCGAGACGACGTAG
- the ybaK gene encoding Cys-tRNA(Pro) deacylase — translation MSKTTPATVALTKAGVAFDLFPYDYDPDAPRVGLQAAEALGVAPEQVFKTLMVLIDGAPACVIVPSDCEVSMKKLAAVLGGKSAQMMKPADAERLTGYRVGGVSPFGQRKAVPTVMDETAILFDQVLINGGQRGLLLGLAPEDARRAAKAVLADLTA, via the coding sequence ATGTCCAAGACCACGCCCGCGACCGTCGCCCTGACCAAGGCCGGCGTCGCCTTCGATCTGTTTCCCTACGACTATGATCCCGACGCGCCGCGCGTGGGATTGCAGGCCGCCGAGGCGCTGGGCGTGGCGCCAGAGCAGGTGTTCAAGACCCTGATGGTCCTGATCGACGGGGCTCCGGCTTGCGTCATCGTGCCGTCCGACTGCGAGGTCAGCATGAAGAAGCTGGCGGCGGTGCTGGGCGGCAAGTCGGCCCAGATGATGAAGCCGGCCGACGCCGAACGGCTGACCGGATACAGGGTCGGCGGGGTCAGCCCGTTCGGCCAGCGAAAGGCCGTGCCCACCGTGATGGACGAAACCGCCATCCTGTTCGATCAGGTCCTGATCAATGGCGGTCAGCGGGGGCTTCTGCTGGGCCTGGCGCCGGAGGATGCGCGGCGGGCGGCGAAGGCGGTGCTGGCCGACCTGACCGCCTAG
- a CDS encoding DUF2125 domain-containing protein: MTDASTTKRHSRKGLYAPFILVLIALAAWTGWWIFLTRQIDTRLEAQVQTLRQDGWDIRFADKSINGWPFRTHVALTNLIVQAPSGHAIKATELTAEANAYQPTKWVVVAPQGLMLTRAGKGEVAVKGDAIRMSASGIDQRWPNLALEMVNPVFTAQTGAEPFPIARAARIDFYARPHLEGSTAPTDDVDVMFRLVDGQGRADGPVEGFAQDGRLTTQLEVEIGQASLLKTGGDAAGVFSAWTKAGGTFRNVRGDLQAGDSRATLSSDVLRADENGRLTGQVQLQAQKPLPALAGLMATRQGPVNRIGAAGAAAAAGAAEATGQEQLPLTLVFRDGRTWLGPFPLAPAPKLF, encoded by the coding sequence ATGACCGACGCCTCGACGACCAAGCGACACAGCCGCAAGGGCCTGTATGCGCCCTTCATCCTGGTGCTGATCGCGCTGGCGGCCTGGACGGGATGGTGGATCTTCCTGACGCGCCAGATCGATACGCGGCTGGAGGCCCAGGTCCAGACCCTGCGTCAGGACGGCTGGGACATCCGCTTCGCCGACAAATCCATCAACGGCTGGCCGTTTCGCACCCATGTGGCGTTGACGAACCTGATCGTTCAGGCGCCATCGGGCCATGCGATCAAGGCGACCGAACTGACCGCAGAGGCCAACGCCTATCAGCCGACCAAATGGGTCGTGGTGGCTCCGCAAGGCCTGATGCTGACCCGCGCCGGCAAGGGCGAGGTCGCTGTCAAGGGCGACGCCATCCGCATGAGCGCCAGCGGCATCGACCAGCGCTGGCCCAATCTGGCGCTGGAGATGGTCAATCCGGTCTTCACGGCCCAGACCGGCGCGGAACCCTTCCCCATCGCTCGCGCGGCGCGGATCGATTTCTATGCTCGGCCGCATCTGGAGGGCTCGACCGCGCCGACCGACGACGTCGATGTCATGTTTCGTCTGGTGGACGGGCAGGGGCGGGCGGACGGCCCCGTCGAAGGCTTCGCCCAGGACGGCCGCCTGACGACCCAGCTGGAGGTCGAGATCGGCCAGGCCAGCCTGCTGAAGACCGGCGGCGATGCGGCGGGCGTCTTTTCCGCGTGGACAAAGGCGGGCGGAACCTTCCGCAATGTGCGCGGCGATCTGCAGGCCGGCGACAGCCGCGCGACCCTCTCCAGCGACGTTCTGAGAGCCGATGAGAACGGCCGGCTGACCGGCCAGGTCCAGCTCCAGGCGCAAAAGCCTCTGCCCGCCCTGGCCGGCCTGATGGCGACGCGTCAGGGGCCGGTCAACCGGATCGGCGCGGCCGGGGCCGCGGCAGCGGCGGGCGCGGCCGAGGCTACCGGACAGGAGCAGCTGCCGCTGACGCTGGTCTTCCGCGACGGCCGCACCTGGCTCGGCCCCTTCCCGCTGGCCCCGGCGCCCAAACTGTTCTGA
- the hisC gene encoding histidinol-phosphate transaminase has product MTDATAPHGPAPKPGILDIAPYVGGKSSIAGVAEPMKLSSNENMLGAGEKARAAYEAAVKNIHIYPDGRATKLRNAVSELHGLEPERLIFGNGSDEVFALLNQTYLTAGDNIVCGQYGFLAYRISALGCEAQVKLAPEPNFKAEVDALLAQVDDRTKIVYVSNPSNPTGSYNTGEEIRRLHAALPAHIILVVDEAYAEYVTEADWETAFPLAKDAENIVVTRTFSKIHGLGGLRIGFGYAPLKVAEAIDRIRLPFNVSVPGLEAATAALSDEAHQTASRDLISNWKPRLTQALRGFGLNVLPSAGNFVLVLFDSPERAAAANDYLNTKGIIVRPVGGYGLPQALRITIGTEDQNRAVIDALSEFAAQ; this is encoded by the coding sequence ATGACCGACGCGACCGCGCCACACGGCCCTGCCCCCAAGCCCGGCATCCTCGACATCGCCCCCTATGTCGGCGGCAAGTCGTCCATCGCCGGCGTCGCCGAGCCGATGAAGCTGTCCTCCAACGAGAACATGCTGGGCGCGGGCGAAAAGGCGCGTGCGGCCTATGAGGCGGCGGTCAAGAACATCCACATCTATCCCGACGGCCGGGCGACCAAGCTGCGGAACGCGGTGTCGGAACTGCACGGGCTGGAGCCCGAGCGGCTGATCTTCGGCAACGGCTCGGACGAGGTCTTCGCCCTGTTGAACCAGACCTATCTGACGGCGGGCGACAACATCGTCTGCGGCCAGTACGGCTTTCTCGCCTACCGCATCAGCGCCCTGGGTTGCGAAGCCCAGGTCAAGCTGGCGCCGGAGCCGAACTTCAAGGCCGAGGTCGACGCGCTTCTGGCCCAGGTCGATGACCGCACCAAGATCGTCTATGTCTCCAATCCGTCGAACCCGACTGGCAGCTACAATACGGGCGAGGAAATCCGCCGGCTGCACGCCGCCCTGCCGGCCCACATCATCCTGGTCGTAGACGAGGCCTATGCGGAATATGTGACCGAGGCCGACTGGGAAACCGCCTTCCCGCTGGCCAAGGACGCCGAGAACATCGTCGTCACCCGCACCTTCTCCAAGATCCACGGCCTCGGCGGTTTGCGCATCGGTTTCGGCTATGCGCCGCTAAAGGTCGCCGAGGCCATCGACCGCATTCGCCTGCCGTTCAACGTCTCGGTGCCAGGGCTTGAGGCCGCAACGGCCGCCCTGTCGGACGAGGCGCACCAGACGGCGTCGCGCGATCTGATCTCGAACTGGAAGCCGCGCCTGACCCAGGCCCTGCGCGGCTTTGGGCTGAACGTCCTGCCCAGCGCCGGCAACTTCGTGCTGGTGCTGTTCGACAGCCCCGAGCGCGCCGCCGCCGCCAACGACTATCTGAACACCAAGGGCATCATCGTCCGCCCTGTCGGCGGCTATGGCCTGCCCCAGGCCCTGCGCATCACCATCGGCACGGAAGACCAGAACCGCGCGGTCATCGATGCGCTCAGCGAGTTCGCGGCGCAGTAG
- a CDS encoding MipA/OmpV family protein produces the protein MLRPLLLSVAFAAVAGSALAQSQPYEQIRPAPQNWTVDLGAGALYRNDSNGDTGSKTTVAPWVSANYRDLVYLNPIDGLGWNAIKTDDFRAGLQLRPRFSADDIEGLTLDRPGFGADLAAYAYKRLPGNVVVGGRISRDVSDVSEGTEYYASVGHQRVTSVGLLNASAYVRGGDSKLADAYYGVSAAEATANGISAYSPGGGLQGAGASLVLLVPIGDKWGAGGLINYERRLGDVADSPLSQSDDAVRTGVFIARRFGG, from the coding sequence ATGCTTCGTCCCCTTCTGCTCTCCGTCGCCTTCGCCGCCGTCGCCGGCTCCGCTCTGGCCCAGTCGCAACCGTACGAGCAGATCAGGCCCGCCCCCCAGAACTGGACCGTCGATCTCGGCGCGGGCGCCCTCTATCGCAACGACTCCAACGGCGACACAGGTTCCAAAACGACGGTCGCCCCGTGGGTTTCGGCCAACTATCGCGACCTGGTCTATCTGAACCCGATCGACGGCCTGGGCTGGAACGCGATCAAGACCGACGACTTCCGCGCCGGCCTGCAACTGCGTCCGCGCTTCTCCGCCGATGATATCGAAGGCCTGACGCTGGATCGTCCGGGCTTCGGCGCGGACCTGGCCGCCTACGCCTACAAGCGTCTGCCCGGCAATGTGGTGGTCGGCGGCCGGATCAGCCGCGACGTGTCCGACGTCAGCGAGGGCACGGAATACTATGCCTCCGTCGGCCATCAGCGAGTGACGTCGGTCGGCCTGCTGAACGCCTCGGCCTATGTGCGCGGCGGCGATTCCAAACTGGCCGACGCCTACTATGGCGTCAGCGCCGCCGAGGCGACGGCGAACGGCATCAGCGCCTATTCCCCCGGCGGCGGGCTTCAGGGCGCGGGCGCCAGCCTGGTCCTGCTGGTCCCGATCGGCGACAAATGGGGCGCGGGCGGCCTGATCAACTATGAGCGCCGCCTGGGCGACGTGGCCGACAGCCCCCTGTCGCAGAGCGACGACGCCGTCCGCACCGGCGTCTTCATCGCCCGTCGCTTCGGCGGCTAA
- a CDS encoding lysophospholipid acyltransferase family protein, with product MNTLRSLIFTAWLYLSMPIIAIGLSPVLLAPHRYVQGVCKLWAKIVLFGLRWIAGIKVEVRGLEHAPSGAALIASKHQGMLDIVALLAVLPDACFVMKKELMPLPFFGWFAWKSKMIAVDRAGHAKALKDMTRQARDRLSEGRQIVIFPEGTRNDPGVPGDYKPGVAAIYRDLEGPCWPVATNSGVHWPAHGFRRYPGTVVFEFLEPIPAQLKRGAMMALLESRIETASLALLEPKAQLAHSEPA from the coding sequence GTGAACACCCTGCGTTCCCTGATTTTCACCGCCTGGCTCTATCTGTCGATGCCGATCATCGCCATCGGCCTGTCGCCGGTCCTGCTGGCGCCACACCGCTATGTGCAGGGCGTGTGCAAGCTGTGGGCGAAGATCGTCCTGTTCGGCCTGCGCTGGATCGCGGGGATCAAGGTCGAGGTGCGCGGGTTGGAGCACGCCCCGTCCGGCGCCGCCCTGATCGCGTCCAAACACCAGGGGATGCTGGATATCGTGGCCCTGTTGGCCGTCCTGCCCGACGCCTGTTTCGTGATGAAGAAGGAGCTTATGCCCCTGCCCTTCTTCGGCTGGTTCGCCTGGAAGTCGAAGATGATCGCCGTGGATCGCGCGGGCCACGCCAAGGCGCTGAAGGACATGACACGACAGGCGCGCGACCGCCTATCGGAAGGCCGCCAGATCGTTATCTTCCCCGAGGGCACACGCAACGACCCTGGCGTGCCGGGCGACTACAAGCCCGGCGTCGCCGCCATCTATCGCGATCTAGAAGGCCCCTGCTGGCCCGTCGCCACCAACTCCGGCGTCCACTGGCCGGCGCACGGCTTCCGCCGCTATCCCGGCACGGTCGTGTTTGAATTCCTTGAGCCGATTCCGGCCCAGCTGAAGCGCGGGGCCATGATGGCGTTGCTGGAAAGTCGCATAGAGACGGCGTCGTTGGCGCTGCTGGAGCCAAAGGCCCAGCTTGCGCATTCTGAACCGGCCTGA
- a CDS encoding YdcF family protein — MRLLSVIFIAGLIWLVGLFAFAHRVRELTPADDPARADAIVALTGPSSERVNTAIRLLEQGKGERVLISGVNREVRRQELRELTPGSSRLFNCCVDLGFEAEDTVGNAQEIAAWSRAKGYRSLIVVTSDYHMPRSLVEIRGQLPGVKLTPYAISTPSLDNARWWRAAVTARRMTLEYMKYLAVLGREGVRRITRDRPASVTAESDTAPDEKAAS; from the coding sequence ATGAGACTGTTGAGCGTCATCTTCATCGCCGGTCTGATCTGGCTGGTCGGCCTGTTCGCCTTCGCCCACCGGGTGCGCGAACTGACGCCGGCCGACGACCCCGCTCGCGCCGACGCCATCGTGGCCCTGACCGGTCCGTCGTCCGAACGGGTCAACACCGCCATCCGCCTGCTGGAACAGGGCAAGGGCGAGCGGGTGCTGATCTCCGGCGTCAATCGCGAGGTGCGCCGTCAGGAGTTGCGCGAGCTGACGCCCGGCTCCAGCCGTCTGTTCAACTGCTGCGTCGACCTGGGCTTCGAGGCCGAGGACACCGTCGGCAACGCCCAGGAGATCGCCGCCTGGAGCCGCGCCAAAGGCTATCGCAGCCTGATCGTCGTGACCTCCGACTATCATATGCCGCGTTCGCTGGTCGAAATCCGGGGCCAGCTGCCGGGCGTGAAACTGACGCCCTACGCCATCTCCACCCCGTCGCTGGACAATGCGCGCTGGTGGCGGGCGGCGGTGACCGCGCGTCGGATGACGCTGGAATATATGAAATACCTCGCCGTCCTGGGTCGCGAGGGCGTGCGTCGCATCACCCGCGACCGGCCCGCCTCAGTCACGGCCGAGAGCGACACCGCCCCTGACGAAAAGGCCGCGTCCTAA
- a CDS encoding cell division protein FtsX, whose translation MIRLSDFSLSSRRPGLLPPAAAGEPWLMTVIAVLCFLACLAAVAASAADRAAHGWARQLGAEATVQVRPRVGETGDTAAARAAETLSGVDGVDEAAALSRKAAEDLLRPWLGDAVLPDLPLPHLVTVRLNPEAPASAVTLSRALAEAGLDATVDDHSLWRGEVERSAGMITVLAGAAFLAVAFAAAAAIAYATRAGLAAGQGVIETLSLNGATDGAIAWLFQRRFGLMAAGAGAIGAGLAAVLLILLRFIGGSGGLTAALPISWSDLALLSPCPLLAATVAVLAARFAAMRMLASGRPTEGGGA comes from the coding sequence ATGATCCGTCTATCCGATTTCAGCCTCTCCAGCCGCCGGCCCGGCCTGCTGCCGCCCGCCGCAGCCGGCGAGCCGTGGCTGATGACCGTCATCGCCGTCCTGTGCTTTTTGGCCTGCCTCGCCGCCGTCGCCGCCTCGGCCGCCGACCGCGCCGCGCACGGCTGGGCCCGACAGCTGGGCGCCGAGGCCACCGTCCAGGTCCGCCCCCGCGTCGGCGAAACCGGCGACACCGCCGCCGCCCGCGCGGCCGAGACCCTGTCCGGCGTCGATGGGGTGGACGAGGCCGCCGCCCTCAGCCGCAAGGCGGCCGAGGATCTGCTGCGCCCCTGGCTGGGCGACGCCGTCCTGCCCGATCTGCCCCTGCCCCATCTGGTGACGGTGCGGCTGAACCCCGAGGCGCCGGCCAGCGCCGTCACCCTGAGCCGCGCCTTGGCCGAAGCCGGACTGGACGCCACGGTGGACGATCACAGCCTGTGGCGCGGCGAAGTCGAGCGGTCAGCCGGCATGATCACGGTCCTGGCCGGAGCCGCCTTCCTGGCCGTCGCCTTCGCTGCGGCCGCCGCCATCGCCTATGCGACACGGGCGGGCCTGGCGGCCGGTCAGGGCGTGATCGAGACCCTGAGCCTGAACGGCGCGACCGATGGCGCCATCGCCTGGCTGTTCCAGCGGCGGTTCGGCCTTATGGCGGCCGGCGCGGGCGCGATCGGCGCCGGACTGGCGGCGGTTCTTCTGATCCTCCTGCGGTTCATCGGCGGATCGGGCGGCCTGACGGCGGCCCTGCCGATCAGCTGGAGCGACCTGGCGTTGCTCTCGCCTTGCCCGCTGCTCGCGGCTACGGTTGCGGTTCTCGCGGCGAGATTCGCCGCCATGCGAATGCTGGCTTCAGGACGGCCGACAGAGGGAGGGGGCGCATGA
- a CDS encoding cell division ATP-binding protein FtsE: MPSSPAEPAAMTETVRLSGVGFGYVGAPDVLRDVNLILPRGSFHFLTGPSGAGKSSLLRLLTLADQPRTGTLRLFGSDVTRIDRRDIPAFRRRMGVVFQDFRLLDHLSAFDNVALPLRLAGGSEAEYADDVREMLKWVGLGRRMEARPPALSGGEKQRLAIARAVITRPGLIVADEPTGSVDAVMADKLLRLFQSLNKLGATVLIASHDEALAQRSGARVLRLEAGGLSEPSRVAA; encoded by the coding sequence ATGCCGTCCTCGCCCGCCGAACCCGCCGCTATGACCGAGACCGTTCGCCTGTCTGGCGTCGGCTTCGGCTATGTCGGCGCGCCCGACGTGCTGCGGGACGTTAACCTCATTTTGCCGCGCGGCTCTTTCCACTTTCTTACCGGGCCGTCCGGGGCCGGAAAGTCCTCGTTGCTGCGTCTGCTGACGCTGGCGGACCAACCCCGAACGGGAACCCTCCGCCTGTTCGGATCGGATGTCACGCGCATCGATCGTCGCGACATCCCGGCCTTTCGGCGGCGGATGGGTGTGGTGTTCCAGGATTTCCGCCTGCTGGATCATCTGTCGGCCTTCGACAATGTCGCCCTGCCGCTGCGCCTCGCGGGCGGATCCGAGGCCGAGTACGCCGACGACGTGCGCGAGATGCTGAAATGGGTGGGCCTGGGTCGCCGGATGGAAGCCCGTCCCCCCGCCCTGTCCGGCGGCGAGAAGCAGCGGCTGGCCATCGCCCGCGCCGTCATCACCCGCCCCGGCCTGATCGTGGCCGACGAACCGACCGGCAGCGTGGACGCCGTGATGGCCGACAAGCTGCTGCGGCTGTTCCAGTCGCTGAACAAGCTGGGCGCCACCGTCCTGATCGCCAGCCATGACGAGGCCCTGGCCCAGAGGTCGGGCGCGCGCGTCTTGAGGCTGGAGGCCGGAGGGCTCAGCGAACCCTCGCGGGTCGCCGCATGA
- a CDS encoding MJ0042-type zinc finger domain-containing protein, producing the protein MILTCPACATSYFIRDEAIGHEGRKVRCQSCGEVWRATPDEPLELTLTPEPTVAAATPATSPEPDPAPTAASLAETPAPELPRAFRARADRQKKLRRAATQGVIWAGLASVFIGLIVSAFLFRVEIVQAFPRAASAYKFFGAPVNPVGLDFEALTAKAAPNHPGMVVVSGAIRNVRDVEIVSPPIRVALLDAAGAEVGFKIVKIDAAPVLPGKVQGFAALIPDPGGHGAGIGVDFAPASPETAKPIAEHGGHDAKAAPAHEAEPAGETAKGLRSATAPGAEAPNTAAPIDARPVGAVDKGHGEAVSASHHG; encoded by the coding sequence ATGATACTGACCTGCCCCGCCTGCGCCACCAGCTATTTCATTCGTGACGAAGCCATAGGCCACGAAGGCCGCAAGGTGCGCTGCCAATCGTGCGGCGAAGTCTGGCGCGCGACGCCCGACGAGCCGCTGGAACTGACCCTGACGCCCGAGCCGACGGTCGCCGCCGCCACGCCTGCAACCTCGCCCGAACCCGACCCCGCGCCGACCGCAGCCAGCCTGGCCGAAACGCCGGCGCCGGAACTGCCTCGCGCCTTCCGCGCCCGCGCCGATCGCCAGAAGAAGCTGCGCCGCGCCGCCACCCAGGGCGTGATCTGGGCGGGTCTGGCCAGCGTCTTCATCGGCCTGATCGTTTCGGCCTTCCTGTTCCGGGTCGAGATCGTCCAGGCCTTCCCCCGAGCCGCTTCGGCCTACAAATTCTTCGGCGCGCCGGTCAATCCGGTCGGGCTGGACTTCGAGGCGCTGACGGCCAAGGCTGCGCCGAACCATCCCGGCATGGTCGTGGTGTCCGGCGCCATCCGTAATGTGCGCGACGTCGAGATCGTCTCGCCGCCGATTCGCGTGGCCCTGCTGGACGCCGCCGGCGCCGAGGTCGGGTTCAAGATCGTAAAGATCGACGCGGCGCCGGTCCTGCCGGGCAAGGTCCAGGGCTTCGCCGCCCTGATCCCCGATCCCGGCGGCCATGGGGCGGGGATCGGCGTCGACTTCGCGCCGGCCAGCCCTGAGACCGCCAAGCCTATCGCTGAACACGGCGGACATGATGCCAAGGCCGCGCCCGCTCACGAAGCAGAGCCGGCGGGCGAGACCGCCAAGGGACTGCGCTCGGCGACGGCGCCGGGCGCCGAGGCGCCGAACACGGCCGCGCCGATCGACGCGCGACCCGTAGGCGCTGTGGACAAGGGGCATGGTGAGGCGGTATCGGCCTCGCATCATGGCTGA